The genomic segment ATGTTTGAAAAAAGACTTAAGCCTCGGGTTGCTCCTGACTATCGATGAGTTCAATCATTGCTAGGGCAGCTTTAGTGAAGCTCTCAACGGTACGCTGCTGTTCTGGATTGAGATTATCATTTTCTAAATCCGAGTGTAGAAAATGGTCATTCAATTTAAAGCAGACCTCTTGCGCGGCAAGGCAAGCATTTTTGGTGACATCAAATTCATCTGATAGCAGCTCATCCAAATCTTTAACGGCAGTCCAAATCACATCATGACGACTGTGTAAGGAAGCTGCAATGAGGGCAGTCACGATAGCTGGATAGTTAACGAAGTGATTAGCATTTAGCGCAGCGTGAATGATGTCGTGTTTCATATCAATCGTCAGCTTACTGTTTTCGGGATTAAGCTGGGTCAGCAATTCATGCAGATGTTTTTTTGAGTATTGCCCATTGTCGGAAGACTCCTAGTTTTTGAAACTCACGGTATAGCGAAAATCCGTTGTACGGTCGGTAAACACAGCTTGACCGTAAGTTGGTTGCCAAATAACATCCACCTGCAAGGTTGCCCAAGGAAGATACTCTGCAATGGCTTCCAAATAACCTTGCGCCCTGACAATAGTTTTTGTCGCTATCTCATGGTCTTCGATTTCAAATAGCTTTAGCATTTTAATATTTCTCGTAGCTGGTTTTGCAAAAAAAGTCGATTACTTAACCCGATAGTTCTTCGCTTGTACCTCATCACTGTCACCTTGGGCGACAAGTGTTGGAGCAATAAATTTCGGTTTATGCTCAATATTATCACCAGAGCCATATCGCTGATTACGAATGAAGCCCCTACGGAAGTGAGCACTCATCTTGTAGCCCGTACCTGCAGCCGATTGACCTGCACCTTTGAAAATAGGGTTGTTGGTTTGGATGATAATCTCGTCCGAGATACCTCGTAGCTTCTTAGCGGCTTTTCTGCGATTCTTGGCAGTCTTCGACATCACTTGTTTGATACCCTCTTGAAGCTTGTTCGATTGCTGCTTACGAAAGTTTGCAAACGATAAGTAGGCGATGTAATTGATTGCATCTTTTACGAGTTTCACATTATGAGCGACATCAAGATTGGTCAGGTCAATGATCTTATTATCTAAACTGCCCATCTTAAAAGTTCCACTTTCGTCTGCTGTGACTTTTCCATCGTACCAAGCTAGCGTCCGTTGAATCATCTCATCAATTGGCATTCCGTCTTGCAGGAAAATATCGATTTTGGACAGGGTATCATTTAGTGCCGTGCCTTTTGGTTTGCCTGTGAAGACAATTTGCATTGCCCGATAAGGTTTAGTGGCATCAAGTCCAAGCGCTTCGAGTGTCACCTTGTCGAAATCGTAACAATGATTTTCCGACTCAACGAGATAAAACCCATCCAAAATGTGAAAATCGGTTGATGGGTCATGAACCTGCAAATCGGTTTTCTCAAGATGAAAATAACTATTTGGCACTGGCGATCGCAAATATGAGGTATCTATCCCTTTGGATATATCGATACTTTCTGCTTCTTGGCAAGTTTCTGCTGTGATGGTAAATATCGGGTCTGAACGCAAGTAATGTAGGATGGGTAGTAATTGGATGAACAGTCCACCTGCTCCATACTCTCGTATATTATCCACAAATTGAGGGAATCGTTGACTGAGGTAAGGGTTCTCTTTAAATGAAACGCAAAACATCTCGATGTCGGTTAAGCTCATGTTCGGGTTATACGCAGCCGACAGAACTGGTGAAGATGCATCGGCAGTCATCGACATGATTCCATCTATCGCCCCACCAAAATCCAAAGACCTCGTTGGATGTGGCATTGATAACAACAGATCATCTACGACTCTTAAAGGGAGCTTTCTAAGCTTTTCTATATGCGCCTTTACTTCCTTCTCCGAAGTTGGGAAGTAACCCATCTCACCAGCCTCATCAAACTTACTGATGAGTTTCGGGGCGTAACGTATCGGGAACTCATCTAAGTGATTAGAAAATCGCTCGCCCATTTTGAGCATATCGAAACGCAACTTTCGAGAATGAATAGTCATACAGAACCCTTAATAAAAAATATAGCTATATTATATAACGCATTAATTCACTCGGCAACCATATTGAGCGTTAATAATTATAATGTTAGAATCAAACAAAAAGGTAAATTATAATGAACACACCAATAACCTACATATTTAATATTTTGTCAGCGCTAACCCTTGCTTATGCAATATTCAATATGCCCTACCCTATGACGCATGAATATAGCACCATTTACAATGTTCATCTTAGTATCAGTACTTTTTTATATTTGGCAGGATGCGGGTTTTCAAACAACTCTCACATTCAGCCAATACACGTATTTCCCATTGCGGCAGTTGTCATTCCACTTGGTATCTGGTCAGCTACATTAGTGGAACAATACAGTACCATTTTATATCTAATTTTCATGGTCTTTGGATGTACCATTGCAGAGAAGATTGTGGAATCTAGATACTAGATGAAGACTAAAGGCGTCTAAACGTTAAGACGCTTTTTTTCAAAAACTCGCTGGTGGGTTTTAAGGCGTACTGTTATGGCTTTTGGTCGCAACCTCGGCATTCATAACGTGTGACCACCGAATCAGAGGTTAGGTCTACAAACAAAGCTGCATGACACTGCTTACAAGTCCCGACCTCGGCATTGATGTAAACGATTTTAGTATCATCTGCTTTAGGTAATAATGCGGCATGGTCAATGATACATTGGTAAAGGACACCCTGATAGCTGACATGGGTATAATCGCCTTGAATAAATATCTTTGCTGTCTCTGGCTCTAGCGTCTGCCATTGTCGGTCAAATTGCGATGCCTTGATGCTAAGGACTTTACTCATTTTTCTCATCCGTGTTAAAGCTGATGTGCTCTATAAAAATTCCGTCATTGAACAGATTGTGTCTAGTAGGTATAACGGTTAGGTTATCTTACTGTCAGTCCTACTGGAGGATTTACTAGGAATACAACCACCCAATGACAATTAATATTAATCACCATAGAACATATCAAAATGAATAATAGATCCCTAAACAGGTAAGCAAGGAGCATACAGCTAATAGGCTAGCGTAGGATAATAGTTTTCTTTCAAAAGGGCAGTAATTCTTCATCTATATTTAACTCCAACTGATTTGATAAAAATTGATGCTCAATAGAAAACATGGCATCAGCCACTAATTGATTTATATCGCAGCGATGAGAATAAATTAGTTGCTCTAGTTTATTCTCGAATGCCGTTGCTGCCTGAATGGTAATAACTTCACCTACTTCAAAATGACTATCGTCAACCCAAAGGAATAACCGTAGGTGACGCTCAGAGTCATCATAAAATGGCTGATGCTCTACCCAACCGCATTCAATGTGATCAAGAGGGTATTGCCTCATAAACCATTCGGCAAATTCGGATGTCGTACAATCGAGAGGCTCAAAGACTACAATGTTTGGACTCTCAGTATGTGTCGTTAGTAACTCGCCTAAGAATAAGCGCGATTCATACTGGACGACTCGTGCCGATCTAGTGCTAAAATTCATCATTCATTCCCTTTAGGCACACCGATGCATTGGAGACTGACGCATAATCGAATGCTGTCCCTTGGTTACAACGGAATAACTCCAGTCGTTCGCACGTAATGGAAGTCCCTTTTTCTTTGGTGACGAATACATGTACCGTTCACTATGATGGAGAAGTTGAGTTGACTTGAACAAGGCGTCATTAGCTAGACCGACTAACACCTCGGCAAGAGGTGCTGTAAACCATATCAATCGACCATCACAGACCTGCATGACACAACTGGCTTCTTTTGGAAAATCAAGAGATGAAACAAGCTGCAGCAATGTTAGGTGTGAATCTTTAACTTGGATTTGCATATTCCCTCCAATTTTTCATCTTCACGGTAAGAGTCCATGAGCAAACGGGCGAGCATCCACTGCAACCCAATGATCAACAACAAAATACCTGCAAGTGCCATCATTACCCCCTGTCTATATCTTCAATCGAGATAACTAGCCTATCGCCAAGTATGCCCACCAGCTCTTTTGATTGAGGTGACGCCATTTCAAACGAAAACTGTTGGTTAAGCACACCCTCTAGATAAAGTGGTGCTCCATCCTCTATGCGCTTTTTACTCCAACCTAAATCGCCATGCTGTCGGGCTACGCTTGAGCCAGCTTGGGTCTTAAACACTCCCAAAAGTGTTGGAATCCCTTTCACGTACTCGAAGCTATATGACAGTTGTGAAAGACCCACGGAATAGGCGCAAGGCTGTAATTTTTTACACACTACTGCTGAGTCGTGACCTAGAACGGTATTATTCGTTCGCCCTACGCTTAAGTGCTTGCCCTGCACCACTCGCTCCATTGATGGCTGCAGATGACTTTCATCAAAATCGTTGTGGACGGGGTAATAAGTAAAGCGAACATTTACTGGCTCGTAGTAACCATCCAAAATTGTCTTTGAGGCACAACCAGACAGCAACATCAAAGCACCGATGTACGCAACGTATTTGTTACTCATTGATTACCCCTGTCTGAAAGGTTTAAAGCCCGAAACATAAATCATGGTTTTCACCAACTCTGTTTTGTAGAAAAAGTGCTGCTCCTGCACTTTGGGAGTGATTTCTAGATCTTGCGTAGAAAAAGAAAATACAGGTTGCGCAAAACCGTAGAGGTGCAATAGGTAACGTTGAAGTTGTTTGAGGTTTTCTAAAGGAATGGATGCATCAGAAGCAAGTTCAAGACATTCTCGTAAACTCAAAGATTGCATCAACACGGCAGCGTTAAAATGCGAGCCTTGATGTTCTTTCTTATACAGCAGCGCTTTGTAAATGCCTTCAAGTAAGTTGGCAGAGCCGTGTGCGTAACATCCTTTGCCACTCTGCACCCCATCTTCAAATGAAAGTGTTAAAATCGTCCCTTTTACCAAGTAAATAAATTGCGTCTCATCAAGTTCTGGTAAATCACTATTCAAAGGCATGGTTGTAGTCTCCTGTAATATGTGGCGCATCAAATGGAAAATCAGTAGGGTTTCGCATTACGAAAGTTATCGCTAACGAGCCGACCAAAAAAAATATGACCATACGGTTTCGATTTTTTTGAAAAAGCTCGATGACAATGAAAAACAGAAAAGCGATAAGGAATACATTCATAAACCTTGAGTGAGTGTCGTTCCTAAAGCCGTTATCCATGTCACGAATTGCACCCACCGTTTTATTGCTGAGATGCAACATGTGCTGGTTGATTGCTGCAAAATGCTCACTTTGATCTACATCAATTGAGTACAACAAGGAGGCTGCGACATAATTCATCTCTTTCAGCTTATCGAAATCAAAGAAAACAACTTCCAAAAAAGTTAGCTCACCATCATAGTTAAAAAACTCTACAGCAGAATCCATTAACCCTTCAAAAACCGCAAACTCAGCAATTGAAAACATCGGTTTTTGCGCTGCCAGTTGAACCATATTTATTGATAACGCATTTGTGTAAACAGACACCTTTGCAAACTTCACTAAAGTATATTCATATCCGATCATGAACAGGATAAACACAATGAAGCTTATGCCCACCACATTGAACAAATTTCGATATTGCTTTTGAAATAACATCCGTCTGTTTAAGGTACTTACTATCTTTGAGCTAATCATACTTCCTCAACTTAAGTCACAATTTGGCGTGACAGCATTCGTGCGTTGTTGTCTCTGATTTTTGAGGTAGGATGGAATTGGGAACTCTAAGCCGAGTCTGTTCTCTAAATCCGCAACAGTGACAATATAATCATCGACTCGTGACTTTACAGCTTCGGGGCTATTGGGAATCCACCAAGCGATAATTTGGTTGCCATGCATCGCTATTTTGTAAAAAGCCTCGGGCGCGACTACACCATGAGAGACTGTAAAATCACCACCGAGCGGTATCGTCCCTGTATAGACCCCTCCCCACACAGAAACGGGTGAATGGTCTCTTCGGCACTCAACATACCGTTCAGTTTCAAGCCAAGCCCCTCGGTTCATCTCTTTTACTTGCGGTAACACGTTGACCATCATGTTACTCAAACGGATTGCCTCTTCGTGTGAGTCCATCGCGTTGGCTGGGACTAGATGACCTCGGTCGTACGAAACTTGCCCTCTGGATTTGTAAGTACCTTGCGAGGTTTGCTGGCAACGATTGGGAATAGTGGAGTCATGATAGAATCGTTCATGTCTCGGATAGTTATTGGTGTCCTTAACCGCTGTATATTGCCAACCTTCGGCTGATTTCGTTTCACAATTGAGCTGGATACGAAACCAACCATAATTAACATCGATGACCTGCGCTTGTACTGGCAATGAAGCGCTAAATACAATGGCTAGGCTGAATGATTTTAATGCTCTCATTAAACTCGACTCCTAAGCCACAACCGCGCTGACGGCATTAAGCTCATCGGAATAATCAAGTCGTGGTTGTTCAAACTCTGATGGTGTTTGTTTATCAATAGAGGCGGCAGAGGTCATCACTAGGCTGTCGTATAAGTTAGTGAATGAAGTACTCAAGAAAGCCTTGGTATCCAATAGAGCAATATTTCGCTCATAGGTTGCACCTTTTTGATGCTTATACAATTCAACCAATTGTTCCTGAAAATCCAAAGCTTCCACATGAAAACGGATCACCTTACCTAGCTTGTCGCCATTGAAGTAATCAAGTAGGTGAACCTCAAACTGCATCAGCTCACCTTCTGCTGGGTACTTTGGGAACGCCACATCATCCAATTTTGCATCAATAGGCAAAATAGAAAAGATTGGCTTATCAGAATCGCGTGGGTAAAAGTTGATCTTAAGGAACAACATCACCCCTTTTCTGAATAGCTCAACTGAAACGGTTTGAATGTCCGTCAACTTCTCCATGTCGGCACTCTTTAGCACCACATAGGATTTGTTATTACGAAATAGCGAAGCGAACACACGACCTTCACTGCTCACTATGTTCACCTCGGGATATGTCTCACCGATGTAATGGAAGAAATTGATTTCATCGCGACTGACAAATGGAGCGGCTGTTTCTGACATGGTAATCACCCTTGATTAAATTATTTGACTGACACTATAAATATAGCACTAACATTTAAAATGTCACGGAATTTTCTTCTGAATATTGCAATGTTGCTCTGTGGTCACTGGTGTCACTGATCACTGAGTAATCTTGTTCTAAAAACATGTTCAAATGGTTGTTGATTCTTAGAGCAATGTTGACTCGATACTGCTGGACTTTATGACGTTGTGTGGATTGTTGAATCAGATAGCGAGACGCTTGTTCTGCGTAAATTACTGCATAAAACAGCTCATCGGCTGTCAATTCCTCTATAGATTTAATAAAGGTTTCAACACTCTTCCCTAAAGGCTTGCGCATTAGGCAGTGATTAAAAACCATGTATGAACCGAGTAATGCGATGACATGAGAAAGCTGACTATCCCAGTGAAAACGCTGACGCAAAGCCAAGATAAGCAGTGGCATAATTTCCGTGTGAAAGAGAGCTAAGTCATCAAACAGATCGGGCTTAGGGATTTTTATCAGGTGATCATCTTCAATGTAGTGACCTGACTTGATGGTGTCGGTAAATACCACATCTATGCCTAGAGAGAAAACGACATCAGCCACCAGCAAGTCGAAGCTGTCGGGGTCAGCAAATGGATGACTCAAACCTTCTAATACTGCTTCACAAGGAGGGACAGACCGAACCGCTAAATCTCCCAAATGAAAGTAATTAAAATACGTGCGGTAAGGGCGTTCCAATGGATTTATTGTCTCATGCACCTCACCTGTCGAATGATCAACCCTCTCTGCCTTACAGTGCGTTATCACGCGCAGGTTAGGTAATGCTTTCGCCCCTTTGCGTAGAACAAGGTTATTCTCTTTTAAGTCTTCAAGACTGATGATGCGTGAGTCATAAATCTGACTTAGCTGGAACGATTGATAAGCATTGGCTAGATAGTAAAGAATGGATACCCCACTACAAAAATCAACTTGCTTTGGTGCGAGAGGTTGAAGTAGCTCAGCATGTGAAGGTAATTTGAAATCGTGAGAAAAGAGGGCATTAGCGATCAGTACATCATGAATTTTGGACTTAGCCTCAATCCATACCTGATCAATGCGTGAGATTGGTTTAGCGCTAGTGGACATCCGATTGCCCATCCTTGCATTCGTTCGCTTTCAAAACCAATTTCAGTTTCTTGACTTCCTCAATCGTGAGGAAGTCGTCATAATCCATTTGCTCCGAGATGAGCAATGAATCCAATCGCTGTAAAAAGACTAATTCATCATTGGTCAATGTACCCGTCATTATCACACTCCCTTCCATGAGTGATGTATTTTATATTATCCACACCATTAATCATAGGAAGGAAATGGATTTTGTTACATTTTTCGGTGTCACCATTAACAATTTGAGTCTCGTAATGCGACAAATACAACTGCTCTTTGCCTCTTGTTGCCGCCACATAAAATAGCCGAAGCTCTTCTTCTGCGGTGGCTGAGCCTATTGTCACTTCGTCTTTAAACCACGTTTCCTCATTGCAACCAATCACGAATACAACTCTCTTTTCCAGCCCTTTACTGGCATGAGCTGTCATGAACTCAACATCAGTCGTATTTTCTTCATCATCTTTATTCTTACTTGCTGATGCGCTTAACAGGGGTCGGGAACGTAGGTAGTCTCCAATGTCCAGCTTTTCTCCAAACAGGCGGTCTGGGTTATACATAGAACCTGTAATTGCCCTGAAATCCTCATGAAAGCGTTTGCGCTCTCTTCTGACTATCTCAGCTCTTCTCTCTGACGTGAGGAACGGAAAGTAGAAGTACGATAAGTATCGCTCCATCAACGAATCAATAAACGACCTTAATACTTTCACATATTCCTGACCGTGCTCATCAACCACCTTAAGCCTTTGCTTCGTTGGTAAACCTTCATAGCTTATATCACGAAAGCGGCAGTAATTCTCAAAGGTCTTGATATTTTCAAGTTTTGCAGAAAAACGTAAAGCATCAGATGCAAGGTTTGAAAGTGGCTGATAACCAACGTGCGATTGACTGTAATGACCACTGAGCAAGTATTGCAACATGTGGTGGTGATTGGTGAAATTATTGGCTTTGACCAACTCTCGATAGCCATCGTAGTTAAGCCCGAACTGCCTGTTTTGAGTTAAGAAACGAGGCATGGCTGATTTCGACAGTGGGTTAAACAATAAATGTAGGTACAGCACAATATCTTGTACTCGCGGATCTTCATAAAGCGACTTATCTTCGCTTCCTCCGACCCTACGACAAGGAATATTGCGTGATATGAGTTCGTTCTCAAGGACGTTCGCGACCTTGCGATAACGATACAGCACCATCATTTCATGATACCCAACGCCTCTGTCCTTAAGCCACTGCATTTTAGTCGCAATAGTTACTGCTTCTTTTTGTTCATCTTCACTGGTGAAGACAGTAACAGGCTCTATCGGTGAGGCTTTATTTTGCGCAATCATTGGCTCACTCGACATCTTAAGTCCCATGTTTTCAGCAAGGGCGTTTCCCACAGCAACGATTTGAGGGACTGAGCGGAAATTATCTGGCAAATAGATGTGATTGTGCTTTTTAAATATCTGCGGTACTTGGGTAAACAGTTTTGGATTAGAGCCACGAAACCCATAAATAGATTGTTTAATATCGCCAAAGAGAGATAAGCCACTTCCGTCATTGGCTAGCGCAATCACAAAACGAAATTGGCAGTTGTTCGTGTCTTGGAACTCATCTACGAATAAGGCACGGTATCGGGATTTTAGCTCAAGGCGAACGTCTTTGTGCTGTTCAATGAACTGTGTTGACAACACAAGCACTTCATCGAAATCGATCATCCCGAGATTAGAAATCTGCCTCAACTCGTTGACATAACGAAACCATGCTTTTGTATAGTAGGCGCTAATGATGTCCTTGGGTTGACCGCTGGTGGTAGTGAGAGGCTCTTTATAGTTTAGAAACTCTTCGATGTCCTCAAACCCAAACTTCTCTTTGTTTTGCATGAAAAAGGAATCTGGGGTAAAGCCAAAGGCTCTGGTCAACGATAACCATTCACTGAATGACGTTGGCTTGTCTAAGCGTTTGAGGTGCGACCTTTGTTTAGGTGGTAAGCCCTTCTCGATGCCTTGCGCCATACAGTGCAGAACATCACGGTCACTGGCGAGTTTCAATACCTTACGTAAGCCATGTTTTTGAAAAAAATCATGTCTGATATAAGGTTTGATGATGTGGTTGATAGCAAAGGAATGAAAAGTAGTTGCTTTAACGAATTGGCTTAGCTCATCCCCAACCATTTTAATAATGCGCTCTTGCATCTCTGCAGCCGCATCGCGAGTGAAAGTTATCGCGATAACTGGGCAACCTTGGATGTTAGATCCTTTGTACTGCTGTAATGCTAAATAAACCTTTCTTGTCAGGACAGCCGTTTTCCCTGCCCCTGCCCCTGCTTCTATGACATTACACACTCCTTCACTTCGGACTGCTACTTCTTGTCTGTCAGTGAGACCCTTATAGACATTCATTTGCGCGTTTTACCTTGTTGTTTTATCTTCTTGCGTAATTCACGAGTTAACCTAACGACATCAGCACGCTTTTGTAGCATGGATGACTCAAGTGGAAACTTCGTGAGCTTCGCCAATTTTTGTAAGTTTCTGATTTGCGGTATCGATGGCGCTCGCTTCGACTCACACAGTCGAATAAATTCATCACAAGCAGCGGCACTTTTTTTTGCTTTGGGTGGAATTTGAACGTGTACTAACTGGCTTAAACGTGTTGCTTTTAGTAGCTGTGCCGATGACGGTGGGCGTTGATGCCCTTGCTGCACTTCACGCATTTGTACGCGCCTTGGGTCGCGCATAACATTGCGGTCTGTATCCATGCCACTACTACCTAAGTCGCGCATTTGCGCGGTGGTGTAAGGAGCTGGGTTAGCCATCAAAAAGTTTCGGCAAGCCTTGGTCGATTTAAACAGATTCACATGAGGCTCAAGTCCTAAGAGCTGCCCCCTGTCTAACACCTCTTTTTGTAATTTCGCATCGGCT from the Vibrio agarivorans genome contains:
- a CDS encoding ATP-dependent helicase, which gives rise to MNVYKGLTDRQEVAVRSEGVCNVIEAGAGAGKTAVLTRKVYLALQQYKGSNIQGCPVIAITFTRDAAAEMQERIIKMVGDELSQFVKATTFHSFAINHIIKPYIRHDFFQKHGLRKVLKLASDRDVLHCMAQGIEKGLPPKQRSHLKRLDKPTSFSEWLSLTRAFGFTPDSFFMQNKEKFGFEDIEEFLNYKEPLTTTSGQPKDIISAYYTKAWFRYVNELRQISNLGMIDFDEVLVLSTQFIEQHKDVRLELKSRYRALFVDEFQDTNNCQFRFVIALANDGSGLSLFGDIKQSIYGFRGSNPKLFTQVPQIFKKHNHIYLPDNFRSVPQIVAVGNALAENMGLKMSSEPMIAQNKASPIEPVTVFTSEDEQKEAVTIATKMQWLKDRGVGYHEMMVLYRYRKVANVLENELISRNIPCRRVGGSEDKSLYEDPRVQDIVLYLHLLFNPLSKSAMPRFLTQNRQFGLNYDGYRELVKANNFTNHHHMLQYLLSGHYSQSHVGYQPLSNLASDALRFSAKLENIKTFENYCRFRDISYEGLPTKQRLKVVDEHGQEYVKVLRSFIDSLMERYLSYFYFPFLTSERRAEIVRRERKRFHEDFRAITGSMYNPDRLFGEKLDIGDYLRSRPLLSASASKNKDDEENTTDVEFMTAHASKGLEKRVVFVIGCNEETWFKDEVTIGSATAEEELRLFYVAATRGKEQLYLSHYETQIVNGDTEKCNKIHFLPMINGVDNIKYITHGRECDNDGYIDQ
- a CDS encoding DNA/RNA non-specific endonuclease; its protein translation is MRALKSFSLAIVFSASLPVQAQVIDVNYGWFRIQLNCETKSAEGWQYTAVKDTNNYPRHERFYHDSTIPNRCQQTSQGTYKSRGQVSYDRGHLVPANAMDSHEEAIRLSNMMVNVLPQVKEMNRGAWLETERYVECRRDHSPVSVWGGVYTGTIPLGGDFTVSHGVVAPEAFYKIAMHGNQIIAWWIPNSPEAVKSRVDDYIVTVADLENRLGLEFPIPSYLKNQRQQRTNAVTPNCDLS